The proteins below come from a single Agrococcus beijingensis genomic window:
- a CDS encoding ribonuclease HII, with product MIVTPTLDVERDLWADASLVIGIDEVGRGALAGPVSVGALALAADCGPWPEHLRDSKSMTEPRRTATAPHVHEWGVGVVGHASNDEIDAFGITVALGLAGRRALVLLHEAGVDVPGAAILLDGTHDWLAPALRTPVRTVLRAKADRDCASVSGAALVAKVDRDERMRRADLVHPGYGWASNKGYGSNAHMSAIAELGPSALHRRTWLR from the coding sequence GTGATCGTCACGCCGACGCTCGACGTCGAGCGCGACCTGTGGGCGGATGCATCCCTCGTCATCGGGATCGACGAGGTCGGCCGCGGCGCCCTCGCCGGGCCCGTCAGCGTGGGTGCGCTCGCGCTGGCCGCCGACTGCGGCCCGTGGCCCGAGCACCTGCGCGACTCGAAGTCGATGACCGAGCCGCGCCGCACCGCCACCGCGCCGCACGTGCACGAGTGGGGCGTCGGCGTGGTCGGGCATGCCTCGAACGACGAGATCGACGCGTTCGGCATCACCGTGGCGCTCGGCCTCGCGGGCCGTCGCGCGCTCGTGCTGCTGCACGAGGCGGGCGTCGACGTGCCGGGCGCCGCGATCCTGCTCGACGGCACCCACGACTGGCTGGCGCCGGCGCTGCGCACGCCGGTGCGCACGGTGCTGCGAGCGAAGGCCGACCGCGACTGCGCGTCGGTCTCCGGCGCCGCGCTGGTCGCGAAGGTCGACCGCGACGAGCGGATGCGGCGGGCCGACCTGGTGCATCCGGGCTACGGCTGGGCGTCGAACAAGGGATACGGCTCGAACGCGCACATGTCGGCGATCGCCGAGCTCGGCCCGAGCGCGCTGCACCGCCGCACCTGGCTGCGCTGA
- the lepB gene encoding signal peptidase I — translation MTDTVETGETRRGGASRGRSALLFLRDIVVIFLVALLISFLVKTFLIRPFWIPSESMNDTLQVDDRIIVSLLTPTVVPVERGDVLVFEDPGGWLPETAREPDETGLAGAVDWFLTFVGLAPEDDHGYLIKRVIGLPGDRVQCCNDFGQLTVNGVPLDEPYLHRDTQSEPASTMPFDVEVPEGHLWVMGDNRNHSGDSRAHMDAPGGGFVPMQTVVGRAVVISWPIERWTWLDNHPSTFVGVEPQGAPVAPLLPVAVPAT, via the coding sequence ATGACGGACACGGTCGAGACCGGCGAGACCCGCCGCGGTGGCGCATCGCGCGGCCGCAGCGCGCTGCTGTTCCTGCGCGACATCGTCGTGATCTTCCTCGTCGCGCTGCTCATCTCGTTCCTGGTGAAGACGTTCCTGATCCGCCCGTTCTGGATCCCGTCCGAGTCGATGAACGACACGCTCCAGGTCGACGACCGCATCATCGTCAGCCTGCTGACGCCCACGGTCGTCCCGGTGGAGCGCGGTGACGTGCTGGTCTTCGAGGATCCGGGCGGCTGGCTGCCCGAGACGGCGCGCGAGCCCGACGAGACCGGGCTGGCGGGCGCTGTCGACTGGTTCCTCACCTTCGTCGGCCTGGCGCCCGAGGATGACCACGGCTACCTCATCAAGCGCGTCATCGGCCTGCCCGGCGACCGCGTGCAGTGCTGCAACGACTTCGGGCAGCTGACCGTCAACGGCGTGCCGCTCGACGAGCCCTACCTGCACCGCGACACCCAGAGCGAGCCGGCGAGCACGATGCCGTTCGACGTCGAGGTGCCCGAGGGCCACCTGTGGGTGATGGGCGACAACCGCAACCACTCGGGCGACTCGCGCGCGCACATGGACGCCCCGGGCGGCGGCTTCGTGCCGATGCAGACGGTCGTCGGGCGCGCGGTGGTCATCTCCTGGCCGATCGAGCGCTGGACCTGGCTCGACAACCACCCCTCGACGTTCGTCGGCGTCGAGCCGCAGGGCGCTCCCGTTGCACCGCTGCTGCCGGTCGCCGTCCCCGCGACGTGA
- the rplS gene encoding 50S ribosomal protein L19: MHILDKVDAASLRTDVPDFRPGDNVKVHVNIIEGSRSRVQIFQGVVIGRSGHGVRETFTVRKVSFQVGVERTFPVHSPVIDHIELVTRGDVRRAKLYYLRGLRGKAAKIREKRDFS; this comes from the coding sequence ATGCACATCCTCGACAAGGTCGACGCAGCCAGCCTCCGCACCGACGTCCCCGACTTCCGCCCCGGCGACAACGTCAAGGTCCACGTCAACATCATCGAAGGCTCGCGCTCGCGCGTCCAGATCTTCCAGGGCGTCGTCATCGGCCGCTCGGGCCACGGTGTGCGCGAGACGTTCACCGTCCGCAAGGTCTCGTTCCAGGTCGGCGTCGAGCGCACCTTCCCGGTGCACTCGCCGGTCATCGACCACATCGAGCTCGTGACGCGCGGCGACGTGCGCCGCGCGAAGCTCTACTACCTGCGCGGCCTGCGCGGCAAGGCTGCGAAGATCCGCGAGAAGCGCGACTTCTCCTGA
- the trmD gene encoding tRNA (guanosine(37)-N1)-methyltransferase TrmD, with the protein MQIDIVTIFPEFFGVLDVSLLGKARRERLLELGVHDLRDFTHDRHRTVDDTPYGGGAGMVMRPEPWGEAFDALLGPAQADEHGEPERSDALVVFTTPAGVPFTQALARELATERRIVFACGRYEGIDSRVAEHVATRARVLEVSLGDYVLNGGEVAAMAMIEAIGRLVPGVVGNPESLVEESHEAGLLEHPTYTKPQAWRGLEVPDVLRSGNHAAIAAWRREQALERTRRVRPDLLPDDAAADR; encoded by the coding sequence GTGCAGATCGACATCGTCACGATCTTCCCCGAGTTCTTCGGCGTGCTCGACGTGTCGCTGCTGGGCAAGGCGCGCCGCGAGCGGCTGCTCGAGCTCGGCGTGCACGACCTGCGCGACTTCACGCACGACCGCCACCGCACGGTCGACGACACCCCCTACGGCGGCGGCGCCGGCATGGTCATGCGCCCCGAGCCGTGGGGCGAGGCGTTCGACGCGCTGCTCGGGCCCGCGCAGGCCGACGAGCACGGCGAGCCCGAGAGGTCGGATGCGCTGGTCGTCTTCACGACGCCCGCCGGCGTGCCGTTCACCCAGGCCCTCGCTCGCGAGCTGGCCACCGAGCGCCGCATCGTCTTCGCCTGCGGCCGCTACGAGGGCATCGACTCGCGCGTCGCCGAGCACGTCGCCACCCGCGCGCGCGTGCTCGAGGTGAGCCTGGGCGACTACGTGCTGAACGGCGGCGAGGTCGCCGCGATGGCGATGATCGAGGCGATCGGCCGGCTCGTGCCCGGCGTGGTCGGCAACCCCGAGTCGCTGGTCGAGGAGAGCCACGAGGCCGGCCTCCTCGAGCACCCCACGTACACGAAGCCGCAGGCCTGGCGCGGGCTCGAGGTGCCCGATGTGCTGCGCAGCGGCAACCACGCCGCGATCGCCGCATGGCGGCGCGAGCAGGCGCTCGAGCGCACCCGTCGCGTGCGCCCCGATCTGCTGCCCGACGACGCCGCCGCCGACCGCTAG
- the rimM gene encoding ribosome maturation factor RimM (Essential for efficient processing of 16S rRNA), whose product MPARTQLRVGRLARAHGLKGAIKVELYTDDPGRRFVPGARFALQVPTSSKWHGKSLELLELRVYNGNPVAFFAGITDRSEAESLIKAVLWVEQDATELPVEPDAWYVHQLAGLEVFRDDQRIGRVVRVDAMPAQDMLIIDRDGDEVMVPFVKAIVPEVDLRAGRIMITPPPGLLEELPEPEDDAPAAPDAAAEPDDAAEPDASADPDASAADGTATDEAPTQGA is encoded by the coding sequence GTGCCCGCACGTACCCAGCTGCGTGTCGGACGGCTCGCTCGAGCCCACGGGCTCAAGGGCGCGATCAAGGTCGAGCTCTACACCGACGACCCCGGTCGACGCTTCGTCCCGGGCGCGCGCTTCGCGCTGCAGGTGCCCACCTCGTCGAAGTGGCACGGCAAGTCGCTCGAGCTGCTCGAGCTGCGCGTCTACAACGGCAACCCGGTCGCCTTCTTCGCCGGCATCACCGACCGCTCCGAGGCCGAGTCGCTCATCAAGGCCGTGCTGTGGGTCGAGCAGGACGCCACCGAGCTGCCGGTCGAGCCCGACGCCTGGTACGTGCACCAGCTCGCCGGCCTCGAGGTCTTCCGCGACGACCAGCGCATCGGCCGCGTCGTGCGCGTCGACGCCATGCCGGCGCAGGACATGCTGATCATCGATCGCGACGGCGACGAGGTGATGGTGCCGTTCGTGAAGGCGATCGTGCCAGAGGTCGACCTGCGCGCCGGCCGCATCATGATCACGCCCCCGCCCGGCCTGCTCGAGGAGCTGCCGGAGCCGGAGGACGACGCGCCTGCCGCGCCCGACGCGGCGGCCGAGCCCGACGACGCGGCCGAGCCCGACGCATCCGCCGACCCTGACGCATCCGCGGCCGACGGCACGGCGACAGACGAAGCGCCGACGCAGGGCGCCTAG
- a CDS encoding RNA-binding protein has product MLRDALEHLVKGIVDRPAEVRVGARDTQRGEVLEVRVHPEDLGRVIGRGGRTAGALRTVIGALPGGRRVRVDVVDTDR; this is encoded by the coding sequence ATGCTGCGCGATGCTCTCGAGCACCTGGTCAAGGGGATCGTCGATCGCCCCGCCGAGGTGCGCGTCGGCGCGCGCGACACGCAGCGCGGCGAGGTCCTCGAGGTGCGCGTGCACCCCGAGGACCTCGGTCGCGTCATCGGGCGCGGCGGTCGCACCGCCGGCGCCCTGCGCACCGTGATCGGTGCGCTCCCCGGAGGACGCCGCGTCCGCGTGGACGTGGTGGACACCGATCGCTAG
- the rpsP gene encoding 30S ribosomal protein S16, translating to MAVKIRLKRFGKIRAPYYRVVVADSRTKRDGRVIEEIGKYHPTENPSFIEIDSERAQYWLGVGAQPTEQVAALLKLTGDWGRFTGEGPTESQVKAPERRKAFVHDEAKKPVLKPKAEKPAEKPAEAPADAEAPAAAESTED from the coding sequence GTGGCAGTCAAGATCCGTCTGAAGCGCTTCGGCAAGATTCGCGCGCCCTACTACCGCGTCGTCGTCGCCGACTCGCGCACCAAGCGCGATGGTCGCGTGATCGAGGAGATCGGCAAGTACCACCCGACCGAGAACCCCTCGTTCATCGAGATCGACAGCGAGCGCGCGCAGTACTGGCTCGGCGTCGGCGCGCAGCCGACCGAGCAGGTCGCGGCGCTCCTCAAGCTCACGGGCGACTGGGGTCGCTTCACGGGCGAGGGCCCGACCGAGAGCCAGGTCAAGGCACCCGAGCGTCGCAAGGCGTTCGTGCACGACGAGGCCAAGAAGCCGGTGCTGAAGCCCAAGGCCGAGAAGCCCGCCGAGAAGCCGGCCGAGGCTCCCGCTGACGCCGAGGCTCCCGCCGCGGCCGAGTCGACCGAGGACTGA
- a CDS encoding carboxylate-amine ligase: MQFARSARSTLGIEWELAVVDPGTCEMVPRAQELLDAIDDRRFDHEFLTSMIELITGVHETTDGAVDELRRMRDKAVEAADRIGVALVGTGTHPTSLWRDQAQADDPRYARVIEKAGDWGRRLIIFGVHNHVGIEDRAKVVPLLRSVLDRLPLILALSASSPFWQGRDTGYASHRTMLFQQLPTGGLPPMLEDWAEYERTLADMLRAGVIDDLAELRWDVRPSPLLGTLEVRIADGAPSIDDLAAVTALIHCLVEEASRALDAGEEAHHLPSWLVRENKLRAARDGLDATAIVDDEGRLQPVRDALGEAVERLAPIAADLGASSSLAAVTRVVERGGSAALQRAAFARGGQESVLRELVEQLRA, encoded by the coding sequence ATGCAATTCGCGCGCTCCGCCCGATCGACGCTCGGGATCGAGTGGGAGCTGGCGGTCGTCGACCCCGGCACCTGCGAGATGGTGCCGCGGGCCCAGGAGCTGCTCGACGCCATCGACGACCGCCGGTTCGATCACGAGTTCCTCACCAGCATGATCGAGCTCATCACCGGGGTGCACGAGACGACCGACGGGGCCGTCGACGAGCTGCGACGGATGCGCGACAAGGCCGTCGAGGCGGCCGACCGGATCGGCGTGGCCCTGGTGGGCACCGGCACGCACCCGACCAGCCTGTGGCGCGACCAGGCGCAGGCCGACGACCCGCGCTACGCGCGCGTGATCGAGAAGGCGGGCGACTGGGGCCGGCGGCTCATCATCTTCGGCGTGCACAACCACGTCGGCATCGAGGATCGCGCCAAGGTGGTGCCGCTGCTGCGCAGCGTGCTCGACCGGCTGCCGCTGATCCTGGCGCTGTCGGCCTCCAGCCCGTTCTGGCAGGGCCGCGACACCGGCTACGCGTCGCACCGCACGATGCTGTTCCAGCAGCTGCCTACGGGCGGCCTGCCCCCGATGCTCGAGGACTGGGCGGAGTACGAGCGCACGCTGGCCGACATGCTGCGGGCCGGGGTGATCGACGACCTCGCCGAGCTGCGCTGGGACGTGCGACCCTCTCCCCTGCTCGGCACCCTGGAGGTGCGCATCGCCGATGGCGCGCCCTCGATCGACGACCTCGCCGCCGTGACCGCGCTCATCCACTGCCTGGTGGAGGAGGCCTCGCGCGCCCTCGACGCCGGCGAGGAGGCGCATCACCTGCCGTCCTGGCTCGTGCGCGAGAACAAGCTGCGCGCGGCGCGCGACGGGCTCGACGCGACGGCGATCGTCGACGACGAGGGCCGGCTGCAGCCGGTGCGCGACGCGCTCGGCGAGGCCGTCGAGCGGCTGGCACCGATCGCGGCCGACCTGGGCGCTTCGTCGTCGCTGGCCGCCGTCACGCGCGTCGTCGAGCGGGGCGGCTCGGCGGCCCTGCAGCGCGCCGCGTTCGCGCGCGGCGGCCAGGAGTCCGTGCTGCGCGAGCTCGTGGAGCAGCTGCGGGCCTAG
- a CDS encoding LLM class F420-dependent oxidoreductase — protein sequence MTERPTRIGVQLAPQHISMQGTIDAARRLEDMGVDAVFGWDHFFPLSGDPDGVHFEATAQLAAWAAATERVQIGPLVFCNSYRNPDLLADVARTIDHISGGRFIFGIGSGWFERDYEEYGYDFGTVGKRLNALADALPRIRSRWERLNPPPLGPMPILIGGKGEQKTLPMVAEHADIWHSFVGPEQLPHKLDVLRAACEARGRDIAEIEISNGASVRDGVGGVGFERLDALHAAGTRLLTIPLSGDDTADGYALDRLPAFLEWRDRKNG from the coding sequence ATGACGGAGCGACCCACCAGGATCGGCGTGCAGCTGGCGCCGCAGCACATCTCGATGCAGGGCACGATCGACGCCGCGCGGCGGCTCGAGGACATGGGCGTCGACGCCGTCTTCGGCTGGGACCACTTCTTCCCGCTGTCAGGAGACCCGGACGGCGTGCACTTCGAGGCGACGGCGCAGCTGGCGGCCTGGGCAGCGGCGACCGAGCGCGTGCAGATCGGGCCGCTGGTGTTCTGCAACTCCTACCGCAACCCCGACCTGCTGGCCGATGTCGCCCGCACCATCGACCACATCTCGGGCGGCCGCTTCATCTTCGGCATCGGCTCGGGCTGGTTCGAGCGCGACTACGAGGAGTACGGCTATGACTTCGGCACCGTCGGGAAGCGGCTGAACGCGCTGGCCGACGCGCTGCCGCGCATCCGCTCGCGCTGGGAGCGGCTCAACCCGCCGCCCCTCGGACCGATGCCGATCCTGATCGGCGGCAAGGGCGAGCAGAAGACGCTGCCGATGGTCGCCGAGCACGCCGACATCTGGCACTCGTTCGTGGGCCCGGAGCAGCTGCCGCACAAGCTCGACGTGCTGCGCGCCGCCTGCGAGGCGCGCGGTCGCGACATTGCCGAGATCGAGATCTCGAACGGCGCGAGCGTGCGCGACGGCGTCGGCGGGGTCGGCTTCGAGCGCCTCGACGCGCTGCACGCGGCGGGCACGCGGCTGCTGACGATCCCGCTCTCGGGCGACGACACGGCCGACGGCTACGCGCTCGACCGGCTGCCGGCGTTCCTCGAATGGCGCGACCGCAAGAACGGCTAG
- a CDS encoding GNAT family N-acetyltransferase, translating into MPENSPIAARAEAPEALPAITAGSLDWRPATVDDAAAVLALNNAMAEADQLPFRETIDEVQDELSAPWRDLAHDSLLGFDAAGELRASGLVVSFPGDSSTVRAFAFGGVHPERRGEGIGRELLGWQIARARQVLAASGKDLPARIGAYAEDTDVARHRLFERAGLAPRRFFADLKRPLSEAMPVPEVELTGSLRLVPWSDELDEPTRLAHNDAFRDHWGSEPQPPEQWQNGRSEFAPAWSHVVVDDAPDVEALLADPATDASTAAALRAGAPLVVAYALNSRYEADFAVRGYSFGYTDVLGTRRAYRGRKAALAALAAGMRSFADDGMEAAVLDVDTENPSGAHGLYASLGYVKVHGSRMHSIEL; encoded by the coding sequence GTGCCGGAGAACTCCCCGATCGCAGCGCGCGCCGAGGCGCCAGAGGCCCTGCCCGCCATCACCGCCGGATCGCTCGACTGGCGGCCCGCGACCGTCGACGACGCCGCGGCGGTGCTGGCGCTCAACAACGCGATGGCCGAGGCCGATCAGCTGCCGTTCCGGGAGACGATCGACGAGGTGCAGGACGAGCTGTCGGCGCCGTGGCGCGACCTCGCGCACGACAGCCTGCTGGGCTTCGACGCCGCGGGCGAGCTGCGCGCGAGCGGGCTGGTGGTCTCCTTCCCCGGCGACAGCTCGACCGTGCGAGCCTTCGCGTTCGGAGGCGTGCATCCCGAGCGCCGTGGCGAGGGCATCGGCCGCGAGCTGCTCGGCTGGCAGATCGCCCGCGCCCGTCAGGTGCTCGCCGCCTCGGGCAAGGACCTGCCAGCCCGCATCGGCGCCTACGCCGAGGACACCGACGTCGCCCGGCACCGCCTGTTCGAGCGCGCCGGCCTCGCGCCGCGACGCTTCTTCGCCGACCTGAAGCGCCCCCTGTCCGAGGCGATGCCCGTTCCCGAGGTCGAGCTGACCGGTTCGCTGCGGCTGGTGCCGTGGTCCGACGAGCTCGACGAGCCCACGCGCCTGGCGCACAACGACGCGTTCCGCGACCACTGGGGCAGCGAGCCGCAGCCGCCCGAGCAGTGGCAGAACGGCCGCAGCGAGTTCGCGCCTGCGTGGTCGCACGTCGTCGTCGACGACGCACCGGACGTCGAGGCGCTGCTCGCCGATCCGGCGACGGATGCGTCCACGGCCGCAGCCCTGCGGGCGGGGGCGCCGCTGGTGGTCGCGTATGCGCTGAACAGCCGCTACGAGGCCGACTTCGCGGTGCGCGGCTACTCCTTCGGCTACACCGACGTGCTCGGCACTCGGCGCGCGTATCGCGGCAGGAAGGCGGCGCTCGCGGCGCTCGCAGCCGGCATGCGCTCGTTCGCCGACGACGGCATGGAGGCGGCCGTGCTCGACGTCGACACCGAGAACCCGTCGGGGGCGCACGGCCTCTACGCGAGCCTCGGCTACGTCAAGGTGCACGGCTCGCGCATGCACTCGATCGAGCTGTAG
- a CDS encoding NAD(P)H-binding protein produces the protein MARILVLGAHGRVALRAQRMLADAQHTVHGVVRNPAHADDVAETGAEPVVSDLETLEQAAVDQLLTGYDVVVWSAGAGGGSPERTRAVDHDAALRVLDAVTRSGARLVMISYFGSRRDHGVAPDAPFFAYAEAKSLVDEAIRASGADWVILAPSTLTDEEEGGIEIDEPAGSVASGSIPRATVARLIAEVVAHPGVRGLTIRCNEGGTPVAEALARDRS, from the coding sequence ATGGCACGCATCCTCGTCCTCGGCGCCCACGGCAGGGTCGCGCTGCGCGCGCAGCGCATGCTCGCCGACGCGCAGCACACGGTCCACGGCGTCGTCCGCAACCCGGCGCACGCCGACGACGTCGCCGAGACCGGCGCGGAGCCGGTCGTCAGCGACCTCGAGACGCTCGAGCAGGCGGCCGTCGACCAGCTGCTCACCGGCTACGACGTGGTCGTTTGGTCGGCGGGGGCCGGGGGAGGCAGCCCCGAGCGCACCCGCGCCGTCGACCACGACGCGGCCCTCAGGGTGCTGGATGCGGTGACCCGCTCGGGCGCGCGGCTCGTGATGATCTCGTACTTCGGATCCCGCCGCGACCACGGCGTCGCGCCCGACGCGCCCTTCTTCGCCTACGCCGAGGCGAAGTCGCTCGTCGATGAGGCGATCCGCGCCTCCGGGGCCGACTGGGTGATCCTCGCCCCCTCGACCCTGACGGACGAGGAGGAGGGCGGCATCGAGATCGACGAGCCCGCCGGCTCCGTCGCCTCCGGCAGCATCCCGCGCGCCACCGTAGCGCGGCTGATCGCCGAGGTCGTCGCGCACCCCGGCGTGCGCGGGCTCACGATCCGCTGCAACGAGGGTGGCACCCCGGTCGCCGAGGCGCTCGCCCGCGACCGCAGCTAG
- a CDS encoding ABC transporter ATP-binding protein: protein MITIEQVSKRYAEHVVLGPVTSEVPAGGITALVGPNGAGKSTLLSIVGRLLDPSAGSVRVAGKDVQATKSSDLARIVSILRQENRIEARLTVRELVAFGRFPWSAGRVTFGDQQHIDRAIRFLHLEELADRQLDALSGGQRQRAFVAMVLAQDTEVVLLDEPLASLDPKHAVAMMRELRAAADELGRTVVIVLHDLNMAAAFADRIVALKDGTICVEGTVDEVMQGDVLEEVFDTPVKVHRIDGRPFAVFTP from the coding sequence ATGATCACCATCGAGCAGGTCTCGAAGCGCTACGCCGAGCACGTGGTGCTCGGCCCCGTCACCAGCGAGGTGCCCGCCGGCGGCATCACCGCGCTCGTCGGCCCGAACGGCGCCGGCAAGTCGACGCTGCTGTCGATCGTGGGCCGGCTGCTCGACCCCTCCGCCGGGAGCGTGCGCGTCGCCGGCAAGGACGTGCAGGCGACCAAGTCGTCGGACCTCGCCCGCATCGTCTCGATCCTGCGCCAGGAGAACCGCATCGAGGCGCGGCTGACGGTGCGCGAGCTGGTCGCGTTCGGCCGCTTCCCGTGGTCGGCGGGGCGGGTGACGTTCGGCGACCAGCAGCACATCGATCGCGCGATCCGCTTCCTGCACCTCGAGGAGCTCGCCGACCGGCAGCTCGACGCGCTCTCGGGCGGCCAGCGGCAGCGCGCGTTCGTGGCGATGGTGCTCGCGCAGGACACCGAGGTGGTGCTGCTCGACGAGCCGCTCGCGAGCCTCGACCCGAAGCACGCGGTCGCGATGATGCGCGAGCTGCGGGCCGCCGCCGACGAGCTGGGCCGCACGGTGGTGATCGTGCTGCACGACCTCAACATGGCGGCCGCGTTCGCCGACCGCATCGTGGCGCTCAAGGACGGCACGATCTGCGTCGAGGGCACCGTCGACGAGGTGATGCAGGGCGACGTGCTCGAGGAGGTCTTCGACACGCCGGTGAAGGTGCATCGCATCGACGGCAGGCCGTTCGCGGTCTTCACGCCCTGA
- a CDS encoding iron chelate uptake ABC transporter family permease subunit: protein MPDAVDASATATAPAARKAPTDTRPALRLAIVWALALAAIVAVLTVDVQGPLELALPRRATLVGGILIASFAHAVATVIFHTVTSNRILTPSIIGFDSMYTLMQTLTVFAFGGSAIAATDGLPKLIAQTVLMVVAATALYTWLLDRSGGGVLTLLLVGVVLGLAFDSLSSFIQRILSPTDYDLLSLELFGRLSSVQPDHLPLAFGVCAVVGGVVWMRRRRLDVVLLGRDGATALGVDHRRELIVALICVSVLIAFATALAGPMTFFGFLVATLAYRLAGTHRHAFVLPMAVGTGVLALAGAQLVMRHLFDAAGLVTVIIEVVGGVVFLALLLGGRKQR, encoded by the coding sequence GTGCCTGACGCCGTCGACGCATCCGCCACCGCCACCGCACCTGCCGCCCGCAAGGCGCCGACCGACACCCGCCCGGCCCTCCGCCTCGCGATCGTCTGGGCGCTCGCCCTCGCCGCGATCGTCGCCGTGCTCACGGTCGACGTGCAGGGCCCGCTCGAGCTCGCCCTGCCGCGCCGCGCGACGCTCGTCGGCGGCATCCTCATCGCCTCCTTCGCGCACGCGGTCGCCACCGTGATCTTCCACACCGTGACGAGCAACCGCATCCTCACCCCGTCGATCATCGGGTTCGACTCGATGTACACGCTGATGCAGACCCTCACGGTCTTCGCCTTCGGCGGCTCGGCGATCGCCGCCACCGACGGGCTGCCGAAGCTCATCGCGCAGACGGTGCTGATGGTGGTCGCCGCGACCGCGCTCTACACCTGGCTGCTCGACCGCTCCGGCGGCGGCGTGCTCACCCTGCTGCTCGTCGGCGTGGTGCTCGGGCTCGCGTTCGACTCGCTGTCGTCGTTCATCCAGCGCATCCTGTCGCCCACCGACTACGACCTGCTCAGCCTCGAGCTGTTCGGCAGGCTCAGCTCGGTGCAGCCCGACCACCTGCCGCTCGCGTTCGGCGTCTGCGCCGTCGTCGGCGGGGTGGTGTGGATGCGTCGGCGACGTCTCGACGTCGTCCTCCTCGGGCGCGACGGGGCGACCGCACTGGGGGTCGACCACCGCAGGGAGCTCATCGTCGCGCTCATCTGCGTGTCGGTGCTGATCGCCTTCGCGACCGCGCTCGCCGGGCCCATGACGTTCTTCGGGTTCCTGGTCGCGACGCTCGCGTACCGCCTCGCCGGCACCCACCGGCACGCCTTCGTGCTGCCGATGGCGGTCGGCACCGGCGTGCTCGCCCTCGCCGGCGCGCAGCTCGTGATGCGGCACCTGTTCGACGCGGCAGGGCTCGTCACCGTCATCATCGAAGTCGTCGGCGGCGTGGTCTTCCTCGCGCTGCTCCTCGGCGGGAGGAAGCAGAGATGA
- a CDS encoding ABC transporter permease: MTVRTARERRLLPALADVTALLVVASLLVGGFELSLTGLFTDPAQLEMFLISRVPRTLALIFAGIAMSVSGVVMQLITQNRFVEPTTAGTTQWAGLGMLLVLILFPEAPILLRMAFATVAAFIGTLLFLAMLRRVRTKGPLIVPLVGIMLGAIVGGVTSFLAARTDLLQSMAAWSSGGFSGIVQGFYEPLWAAALVAVVVWVMADRFTIAGLGEGIATNLGIDYRLITLIGVAGVALCSGVTSVVVGFIPFLGLVVPNVMRLVLGDDLRRSLPWIAIAGVALLLACDLIGRTIVAPMEIPASVIMGAVGAAAFLGFLLKGRQRA; the protein is encoded by the coding sequence TTGACCGTCAGGACCGCTCGCGAGCGCCGGCTGCTGCCGGCGCTCGCTGACGTGACGGCGCTGCTGGTCGTCGCATCGCTGCTGGTCGGCGGCTTCGAGCTCTCGCTCACCGGCCTCTTCACCGATCCCGCCCAGCTCGAGATGTTCCTCATCTCGCGCGTGCCCCGCACCCTCGCGCTGATCTTCGCCGGCATCGCCATGAGCGTCTCCGGCGTCGTGATGCAGCTCATCACCCAGAACCGCTTCGTCGAGCCCACCACCGCCGGCACGACCCAGTGGGCGGGACTCGGCATGCTGCTCGTGCTCATCCTCTTCCCCGAGGCGCCGATCCTGCTGCGCATGGCCTTCGCGACCGTCGCCGCGTTCATCGGCACGCTGCTGTTCCTGGCGATGCTGCGGCGCGTGCGCACCAAGGGCCCGCTGATCGTGCCGCTGGTCGGCATCATGCTCGGCGCCATCGTCGGCGGCGTCACCTCGTTCCTCGCCGCCCGCACCGACCTGCTGCAGTCGATGGCCGCGTGGAGCTCCGGCGGCTTCAGCGGCATCGTGCAGGGCTTCTACGAGCCGCTCTGGGCCGCGGCGCTCGTCGCCGTCGTCGTCTGGGTGATGGCCGACCGCTTCACGATCGCCGGCCTCGGCGAGGGCATCGCCACCAACCTCGGCATCGACTACCGCCTCATCACCCTCATCGGGGTCGCGGGCGTCGCGCTCTGCTCGGGCGTCACCAGCGTGGTCGTCGGCTTCATCCCGTTCCTCGGGCTCGTCGTGCCCAACGTCATGCGCCTCGTGCTCGGCGACGACCTGCGCCGCAGCCTGCCGTGGATCGCCATCGCCGGCGTCGCGCTGCTGCTCGCCTGCGACCTGATCGGCCGCACGATCGTCGCGCCGATGGAGATCCCCGCATCGGTCATCATGGGCGCCGTCGGCGCCGCCGCGTTCCTCGGCTTCCTGCTCAAGGGGAGGCAGCGTGCCTGA